TTGCATTGTCATTCCTGGCTAACGGGATGTCATCCCGAGTAACAATGACACAGTCATTTAACTCAGATTTTCATGGTATATTACACAATCATGTTTTCCTGAGATGATTATACAATACAAACCTGATtacctttactgtaaagcattttaagacatctttaatcatttttctccatttaattataaataatatatcatattgtgtttttttttagcagtgcgTTTGGCTATAATGTATGGATATGCCTAAACATTTATATGCTAAAAAGGTAGACGTTGAAATAATTTTTAAATCCATTCCCGTTACCCAGGAAGGACATTTTTCATGGAATAAATCATATGATTcatcaaaaaaattaaattgcatTTCTAAATTAAATTCCTGTTGTTGAGATCTAATAAAAATAGAAAGTGCTTAAATTggcatttattttcaaattttaAATCCTTATTCGTCTTTGACCCATTAACTAACATACAAACCTCACAAACCGCCAACTATACTGCCTCTAGCATGATTATTATACATTGATCTGTCAACTACATTCTTTATAATTAATTTAATCTATAGTTTAATCCTATATAATCTGTcacaaaattgtaaaaaaaactctcGCCCATTATGTTTACCCAGAGCCCAATTATTCAATGTACCATCATATATGACAAAAAAGCATCAAGTCCTCACATTTGAAAAGCAAGAAACAGAAATTTAGTCATTTTTGCTTGAGAAATGACTGAAACGATTATCAagagtatatatactgtacaaatcGTTTCTGCTCTACagccaacacacagacatggatGAATGGTGGGACAAAAAACACtgtttatacattatttattaaaagCAATAACATTCAGGCCAGTACAGACTTtatactttacttttaatatacattatatatattccTACAACAATATAACTGCTGTGACTTATCTGTTCTTATTTGTATCTTCATCCTGCCGTGCACTCCTCAGGGCAGACTAATATGAAAGTTAGACGATGTGCGATTCATTTCAGTGTCCTTTTATCCATGAGATTCTTCCGGGGAGAAAAAACTGAAGACGCTTGACATTATGTACTGGATTCAATAAATGGGTATTATGGAGCAAAAGAGGCAGGCTGTTTGATGACATTCACAACCAAACATCCACAAACCAAGTTAAAAAACTGATTTCTATGTGCTGTTCAGATCATGCTGTTGGCAGTGGAGAAATAAAAGAAGTTGATCATGATAAAAGTCAAAAGGGAACCCAATGATGCACCTGACACGGTTTATGACCACCTTTCCCCTCTCACTTGATCCTCTTGTAGATTTTCTCGGCGAAGTTGAGGAAGACTGAGTGAGGAAGGTTTTGAGCGTGACAAGCGATGAGTTTCTGTAGCCGCTTGTAGCTCTCTTCCTCATATTTGTGGTACAGTGTTGGCATTTGCAGGGTGTTGTACAGTGCTTTGACTTTTTCCACACAGGCATCATCGTGGCGCCCGTAACATCCCTGAGGAGAAGATGAAATGATGTGCTGATGTACTAGCGAGCAGTTCTAGTAGGACGTCTAAAAAAGTAGAATCAGGGGCCaccacatacatgtacatgaaGGAGTCGAAGGATAATACCCAAAACACATAGTTTCACTGTTCTAACAAAttataacaataaataaagtttCTATTGCTACAAAGCATTTCTGGTTTCTTTATTGTTGAGTAATGTTTTAGCTGattgtagaagaaaaaaaaaaaaaaaatctataaaaaagggatacatttctgcatttctctctttttcggggggcatttttaggcctttattttcacaggacagagaagacatgaaaggggagagagagggggaatgacatgcagcaaaggctgcaggtcggagtcgaacctgcggccgctgcattgaggagtaaacctctatacagtatatgtgcgcctgctctaccaactgagctaacccagccacacTCTGCATTTCTTTCTGTTAAAAACACCACTTTTGTAGTGTGACGTCATACTATCATCCGATACTGCTCCACTGGGCtgtgaaagaaaatgcctctgcactcaattggacaGACTTACAACCAATCtgagcaacggagacagacgtcacagaagctgcaagtcaaaggcaggctgcGACAGAGCAAAGACAGAGGCGGCGGTTTCCGTGTCGTGCGGACGGGTGTGGCAACGTGAATACAtacgtgatcgcggttctctgttcctcttttaaaatgaacgcgctgtcgatatcttctataacagacgcgatggcagccatctttgttgtaaacaaattcaacccaagcgctctttggtgacatgcttgattacgttactgttgttCATCTGTTCATCAttgtataaagcccgccctgacaatttgattggtccgaacagctctggttcaagcatagttgctccacaacggatcaagtccagacggAACTTCCTGACCTCAAATgctgtgggcggggctaagttcagcTGGCCTCCAGGCTACCACTTTTGCTCACTACCTTGTACAATTAGCACAGTTACTTATGGTggtatataaaaatgtaataatataattttttgaAAAGATCACTTCAAATTAAAGAATCTGTCATTGCTCAAATTCAAATGTACAGCACAGACATAATTGTAGCATGCTTTGTATTTAATCTGTTGCATGCACTAACTACtgtttaaatattcatgaactTTATCGGATGTTTTTGTGAcgaaacagtgaaaaaaaacccaGTAAAGTaaatttaagtacatttaaagtCCATTATATTTcgattagagatgttccgatactgataccagtatcggctccgatactgcctaaaatgctggtatcggtaagtactggagtttatgcactgatccgataccacgtaataaagccctaaagaaaatctacgttaagtagtttatttatgttatttttccgttataacggactgtcaaactggagaataaaagaagttctggggcgttcattgtttgtgtttgttcatgtttcacaaagagtttaacctgagccagactgacaaagatagaaatcatatcacatccatacaggtatagtagtatacagttgttaaaacataataaaatatatgatacactggtatcggatcggtactcggtatcggccgatacgcaacttcaggtatcggaatcggtatcgggaagcaaaaaatagtatcggaccatctctaattgaaatacatttttaaattgaatcTGTAGGCTATGTGAGCaacaaatacatgcatacatagtTTGCAGCCAAATAATATTGGTACTTATTTGTAAATGATCAAACTGAAAGGGTTGCCCCACCTCCAGCTCTGCTCGCTGTTCCGGGGTCATGGTTTCCAGGGCCGTCACCACCAGCCAGCTGCATTTGTTATCCTGGATGTCTGTACCAATCTTTCCTGTCACAGCAGGGTCTCCATAACAGTCTAAGTAGTCATCCTGCAAATGACAGACATTGGGTGGTTATTAACTCTGTATAGCGTGCCGGATATTATTCAATAGGTGACGTGAAAGTGGGGGGAAGTGTAAAAGTAATTACCTGTATTTGAAAGAACTCTCCCATCTCCAGTAAGATGTTTTTGGCATTATTGTGTTCCACTTCACTCTCAATTCCTGCCTACAAAAGCAAGGTAAACTAGTATAAGAAAGAGTTTGACATTACTCTGTTACGTTCCTTCTGTCATGTGTGTACAATATAAACACACTCACAATGTACATTGCCGCTGCCACTGGGAGATAAAAAGAGTAAAAGGCCGTCTTGTATTTCACAATAGCTTTGTATCTGAAAGACAAGAAGAGAAAATTACACCCATTTGCTTtggtataaaaacataattctttgtaaaatgtacttttcaGATTTATCTTCACAACCTCTCAATGGTGAATCTGTTGAGGTCAACCTGACCAGGGGGAGCCGTCATGAGGTCCAGAGCTTGGCCGAGCTCGGTCTGGAAAGTTACCTGAAACAAACAGAGATGCACTATGAATCCTGTTTTAAagaggaacacgccgacttattgggactttagcttattcaccgtatcccccagagttagataagtccatacatacccttctcatctccgtgcgtgttatAACTCTGTcagacggctccaccggtagcttagcctagcacggatcctgaaggtaatcggttccaactagcctactgctccgaataagtgacaaaataacgccaacattttcctatttacgtgttgtgatttgtatagtcacagcgtgtacaaataacaagatcattgcagcacctgagaagccctgaGCAGAGTAGcactgcttcgcctttctgagaatatagttcccagtttgtatacggttagaagatggctgtgtctcatgtgaccttgttatttgtacacgctgtgactacacaaatcacaacatgtaaacaggaaaatgttggcgttattttgtcacttatttggagcagtaggctagttggaaccgattaccttcaggatctgtgctaggctaagctaccggtggggccatcggacagagttacgacacgcacggagatgagaagggtatgtatggacttatctaactctgggagttacggtgaataagctaaagtcccaataagtcggcgtgttcctttaatgtgtgcgtgtgtgtgtgcatgtgtaattAAATCAGGACGCATAGTACCTCAGTAAATAGCTCCAGTAGGCGAACGTAGTAGGGCTGATCCCTGCAATGTCTGCGAAGCAGTCTGTAGATTGACCCTTCTAAGAGAAATGAATCATTGATCGCATCCAGACCTATGCCATCCttagaaaacagacagacagggctCACTGAGTGTGCTATTAAGAGTGGAAAAGAAATTattacacaacaacaacaaaaggctTTTAGGGTCTCTTTTTCTGGATTATATGAAGTCCCACCTTTTTGTACCAGCAGGGCTGTCCTCTCCGGGTCACAGATCCATCCATGATATCATCTGCCACCAGGAAAAATGCCTGAAGCTGCAAGCAACATAGACAGTCGTAACACTTAATGATGAGAGAAAGTAACACCCTTGCAAAGTGTCATTACTATAGTTAGTCTGAGTCTGTGCTTGTGATCTGAAGTTTTAGCAACACAGCTTAAGCTTCctacaaatatacatttacagtggtgaaaagtaacatttacctaagtactgtacttaagtacaattttgaggtacttgtactttacttgagtatttccacttCATGCTACGTTAAACTTCTACAACACTATGTCTCAGTCGGAAATCTTGTACGCCACTACATTTACTTCATAACTTTAGtttctagttactttacaaattcagattattaaagtgcccatattattaaaaaaaaataaataaatcactttttctgggattttgtgtgttattttgtgtctctggtgcttccacacgcatacaaactttgaaaaaacccatccatgctgttttgagtgaaatacgggtttctgaatgtgtcctgccttcagtctctgggtaagctggtcaaaatcggcagggctgtctacgtcatcggccgaaacatttgCTAACCACTTTaactaataccacatcagctagctgtttctccaactttggtcagtacaaggcaggattagccgggagacttcttctaaacgaggccgcacttccaactttgcatggaatacttgcagacgagggacatgtaagtagttctatagtgttgtagcagtgttttgccattgagaacgaggtggctaaccgctagcttctagctagtagtccttacctagctactgcgcatgtgctactcccaacaaagatgggatagaagtgtgatgcctcactctgtagctaaaacagagagctcaacacacaaggTGAAAAGAGGCGCTgctgcaatgtgcagtacaacaaaaatatggtattttttgaaagttaaaccttgtaaacctattctggtacaacctcaaaatacaattatgaacctgaaaatgagcataatatgggcgcttaatacaaaatataacatTAACTTATTAATTATgatgtagggctgtcaaaatgaacacaCTAATGAGTTAATGCCACTAattattttaaaacacacacgtTCTGTGAATTGGGCCTCGGGCTGCTCCGTaatttgggaaatcaggaagcaatgcagcagtaacgttgtggatggctagcagaaacaaacctACTTGAGCAGAAATAGATAAGGGaaatggtcttttgaatggcatgTTCAGTTTTCagagcccttccagatggttctctcgacaagactaaagttatttgcatgacCTGTTGATGTGTGTTACAGtgagttaccaccggagtacgTCGAGTCTCAAATCCCACTTGCTGGCCAAGCAAATGGCTGATGCAGTGAACTCTCCTCCCCCTCGCCAAAGGCAGGCCATGCTAGATATGTCATGTGGTCATATGTGCCcatctgttgttgtgtttgccATTTTATGCCTTCAGCATATTTTTTTAGCATACAGTAGCtttgaggttattctggagaatattctagacagtattatttagaacagataaaaaaagatGTGCGATTAATCGCAAGCTATGGACAAGCATGCAAttaattgacagccctagtattatTATAGATGAAACTACCCAGCAGGTACTGGTACGGTTTGGtactttgagtacattttgatgctaatacgtttttacttttttttttttttttagagtaaACGTTGTAAccgagtatttctacactgtggtattactactttaaGTACAGTGGTATTACtacttaaagtaaaatatatagGCTTCCAccaatgtgtatgtatgtatgtatgtatgtatatatatatatatatatatatatgaattgggccgaatttaaaacaaaatacagttCCTGACATAAAGAATAACTTTGTCACCCAGTAGAGAGGTGTGGctaattgatgtgtttttaggaAAGTCTACACTGGCAATGCTGCTTTTCGCCTTTTAATGGGATGTTTTGAGAATTTTTTTTGGAATATGGCCTTATCCTTTACTATATCACAACATTGGTCATTACCAACTCAATGCACCAGCCAACCAACAGAGCCCGCTGCACTGTGTCCTGTGTGAGCTGCGCTGGTGGGAGAAGCTCCCTCAGGGTTCCAATCACAGACAGGCCTCGGTTCCTCTTGCCTCCAGGGGAATTGTACACCAATACCTACAAGAAAAAGATGCAGATAAGGAACCACATGCAATAGCAGTTCAACACTTGCCAGAAGCAACTCGGCAAAAGACAAGACGACATACATACCTCTCTCAACCTGGCCAGAGCATCAGCCAGCGCAGGGTCGGCGAAGTCCCTCTCTGAAAGCTCCGTCACCAGTTCATCAAACTGGGCTTCAAACAGCTGAGGATCTGACAGCAACGCTTTTTTGTTGCTGTGCGTCCCATTGCAATTGCTGTCTCCCTGGAAAGACGAGATGCACAGCAGAATATGTGTGGATTCTAATTTAAGAGGGAACACGGCCTTCCACATGGTCCGGATTATTTTAGGGGCATTTATTATCAAGCTCAGGTGACGGCTCATTCTCAACCAACCGTCCAAAATATCTGACTAACCGTAAACAAGCTTAGCTCAAACATGTCGGACTGCAACATTAGCTAGATAGCTAGCAGTAACGCTAAACCATATAACGTTAAATTTGTTTCGGTTGAGGAAAACTAACGTTACCAACGTAGTTAGCTCCATGGTCTCTTAGTCCACTGGACTCAGTAAACAAGAGCGAGGATTAGCTAGCTAGGTCACGTGAATAAGTGTACCAATTATTAGCCAACGGTAATTATCTTGGCATAGCGACGTTAACTTGCATTGTTATCCTGCATCCAGCCTGTTACCAAAGCTAGTTATAGTATAGCTAccgaattaaaaaaaaagttcatacATAGCTATGCCTTTACATACCATAATGATACTGTCCTCTTATCCCAAACTGTTCAGTATAATAGGGCGAAATAGTTTATCCTCTGGTTCTTCGTCTTGCTGTCAAACTCAAGTCTGTGAATGTC
This sequence is a window from Sander vitreus isolate 19-12246 chromosome 6, sanVit1, whole genome shotgun sequence. Protein-coding genes within it:
- the fdps gene encoding farnesyl pyrophosphate synthase isoform X2, coding for MGDSNCNGTHSNKKALLSDPQLFEAQFDELVTELSERDFADPALADALARLREVLVYNSPGGKRNRGLSVIGTLRELLPPAQLTQDTVQRALLVGWCIELLQAFFLVADDIMDGSVTRRGQPCWYKKDGIGLDAINDSFLLEGSIYRLLRRHCRDQPYYVRLLELFTEVTFQTELGQALDLMTAPPGQVDLNRFTIERYKAIVKYKTAFYSFYLPVAAAMYIAGIESEVEHNNAKNILLEMGEFFQIQDDYLDCYGDPAVTGKIGTDIQDNKCSWLVVTALETMTPEQRAELEGCYGRHDDACVEKVKALYNTLQMPTLYHKYEEESYKRLQKLIACHAQNLPHSVFLNFAEKIYKRIK
- the fdps gene encoding farnesyl pyrophosphate synthase isoform X1, encoding MSRHLSLIINAPKIIRTMWKAVFPLKLESTHILLCISSFQGDSNCNGTHSNKKALLSDPQLFEAQFDELVTELSERDFADPALADALARLREVLVYNSPGGKRNRGLSVIGTLRELLPPAQLTQDTVQRALLVGWCIELLQAFFLVADDIMDGSVTRRGQPCWYKKDGIGLDAINDSFLLEGSIYRLLRRHCRDQPYYVRLLELFTEVTFQTELGQALDLMTAPPGQVDLNRFTIERYKAIVKYKTAFYSFYLPVAAAMYIAGIESEVEHNNAKNILLEMGEFFQIQDDYLDCYGDPAVTGKIGTDIQDNKCSWLVVTALETMTPEQRAELEGCYGRHDDACVEKVKALYNTLQMPTLYHKYEEESYKRLQKLIACHAQNLPHSVFLNFAEKIYKRIK